Proteins co-encoded in one Arachis hypogaea cultivar Tifrunner chromosome 11, arahy.Tifrunner.gnm2.J5K5, whole genome shotgun sequence genomic window:
- the LOC112721072 gene encoding uncharacterized protein → MGKNTSFLVVRHFIKNHKHSAQDVLESTHSFRSNLVSSIIVDKLRLTPDKLPNDIRNDIFKEYGFSLTYHQAWTAKEKALAEINGVPKDSYMLIPWICNRLVKTDPQTVAKWTCSPSYQFEKLFVAYVCCVTGFLREARPILFIDGCHLSGPYKGTLLAASTCDANNDLFLIAYAIVSAENNENWLWFLSNLKELTGSIPVTLISDRHPSIIAVVEQVYDRDRHAYCYRHVKQNFCAETKKLQRGIRGEVKKDAKKLLDAVCYTRFGTEFTEAVEQLRAFSPELANWLETKGDINKWAKSQFPHRRWDLITTNVAELFNSWIRKERTHSICALMTEYRDKLANLLYTAKLEMTKWKNEVGPKIDKILMEHVARSEFLKAVRYGDHNVMVRGSNVDVCVNLLRKECTCLEWQMTGIPCPHACAAIKLLHGNIYTYVEECYLKSSQEKIYASSMIPIETHDMPDVNNLTLTDWENNIFLIPPTTTRPPGRPCKKRRESQFQDVHVYKCSRCDQSGHNRSKCRNPNPEKI, encoded by the coding sequence ATGGGAAAAAATACTTCGTTCCTCGTAGTGAGACATTTTATCAAGAATCATAAGCACTCAGCTCAAGATGTATTGGAGAGTACTCACTCTTTCAGATCTAATTTGGTGTCTTCAATTATTGTCGACAAGTTGAGATTAACTCCTGACAAGTTGCCTAATGACATACGAAATGATATTTTCAAGGAATACGGATTTTCACTAACATATCACCAAGCTTGGACTGCAAAGGAGAAAGCATTAGCTGAAATTAATGGCGTACCTAAAGATTCATATATGCTAATTCCTTGGATATGTAATCGTTTAGTGAAAACTGATCCACAAACAGTTGCAAAATGGACATGCTCTCCTAGCTATCAATTTGAAAAGCTTTTTGTTGCATATGTGTGTTGTGTGACAGGTTTTCTTCGTGAAGCAAGGCCTATATTATTTATTGATGGTTGCCACTTAAGTGGTCCATACAAGGGAACTCTTCTAGCTGCCTCTACATGCGATGCAAATAATGATTTATTTCTGATTGCGTATGCAATTGTTAGTgctgaaaataatgagaattggCTTTGGTTCCTATCTAATTTGAAAGAACTAACTGGGTCAATTCCAGTTACGTTAATATCTGATAGGCATCCATCAATTATTGCAGTTGTGGAGCAAGTATATGACAGGGATAGACATGCTTATTGTTATCGACATGTGAAACAAAATTTTTGTGCAGAAACTAAAAAGTTACAGAGGGGAATACGCGGTGAAGTAAAAAAAGATGCAAAAAAACTACTAGACGCAGTTTGTTATACCCGTTTTGGCACAGAGTTTACAGAAGCTGTGGAACAACTTCGTGCATTTTCACCAGAACTTGCAAATTGGTTAGAGACTAAAGGAGATATTAACAAATGGGCAAAGTCTCAATTCCCTCATCGACGATGGGACCTCATAACTACCAATGTAGCTGAATTATTTAATTCATGGATAAGAAAAGAGAGGACTCATAGTATTTGTGCTTTAATGACAGAGTATAGAGACAAACTTGCAAATCTGTTATATACTGCAAAGTTAGAGATGACTAAATGGAAGAATGAAGTTGGGCCAAAGATTGATAAAATATTGATGGAGCATGTAGCTAGAAGTGAGTTTCTTAAAGCAGTGAGATATGGAGATCATAATGTTATGGTTAGAGGGTCAAATGTTGATGTATGTGTGAATCTACTACGCAAAGAATGTACATGTCTTGAATGGCAAATGACTGGAATTCCATGTCCACATGCTTGTGCTGCAATTAAATTATTACATGGCAACATCTACACCTATGTAGAGGAGTGCTATCTGAAAAGTTCACAAGAAAAGATTTATGCGAGCAGTATGATCCCAATTGAAACTCATGACATGCCTGATGTCAACAACCTGACCCTAACAGACTGGgagaataatatttttcttatacCACCTACAACAACTCGTCCTCCGGGAAGACCATGCAAGAAGCGTCGAGAGTCACAATTTCAAGATGTGCATGTTTACAAATGTAGCCGATGTGATCAGAGTGGTCATAATCGTTCTAAATGTAGAAATCCTAATCcggaaaaaatatga